One Triticum dicoccoides isolate Atlit2015 ecotype Zavitan chromosome 5B, WEW_v2.0, whole genome shotgun sequence genomic window carries:
- the LOC119309136 gene encoding putative cyclin-dependent kinase F-2: MSTVVGALSEPTSTPTRKRPAAERVGSGNGGKKARYSFGSIRDYKTLEVLGEGAFGQVLKARDRRTGKKVAVKWIRAPDMPAVIREAGCHAACRGHPSIVDILDVATDADTGDLFLVMELVAGGLALREHLYKPLSEDVVRRMMRQLLDAAERIHGAGVVHRDIKPENVLVTMFGELKMGDFGSATRRKPPRVPYEECRVGTLIYTSPEQLEGNRCYGQAVDMWALGCIMAELLAGGTLFVGDTEEGMVAEMSKLRDQIASTGKMDLEWSPDLSEAGHDLLTGLLAFNPDERLTAVEALHHRWFNNNEASA, translated from the coding sequence ATGTCGACGGTAGTAGGCGCACTTTCCGAGCCCACGTCGACGCCCACCCGCAAGCGCccggcggcggagcgcgtcggcaGCGGCAACGGCGGCAAGAAGGCTCGATACTCGTTCGGGAGCATCCGCGACTACAAGACGCTGGAGGTGCTCGGGGAAGGCGCCTTCGGCCAGGTCTTGAAGGCGCGCGACCGCCGCACGGGCAAGAAGGTGGCGGTGAAGTGGATCCGCGCGCCCGACATGCCGGCCGTGATCCGCGAGGCCGGCTGCCACGCCGCGTGCCGCGGCCACCCGTCCATCGTCGACATCCTGGACGTGGCGACGGACGCCGACACGGGGGACTTGTTCCTCGTcatggagctcgtcgccggcggcctCGCGCTCCGGGAGCACCTCTACAAGCCTCTCTCGGAGGACGTGGTCCGCCGGATGATGCGTCAGCTCCTGGACGCGGCCGAGAGGATACACGGGGCCGGCGTCGTCCATCGGGACATCAAGCCCGAGAACGTCCTCGTCACCATGTTCGGCGAGCTGAAGATGGGCGACTTCGGGTCGGCGACGCGGCGGAAGCCGCCCCGGGTGCCGTACGAGGAGTGCCGCGTGGGCACGCTGATCTACAcgtcgccggagcagctggagggaAACCGGTGCTACGGGCAGGCCGTGGACATGTGGGCGCTCGGGTGCATCATGGCGGAGCTCCTGGCCGGTGGGACCCTGTTCGTGGGAGACACGGAGGAGGGCATGGTCGCCGAGATGTCCAAGCTACGAGATCAGATCGCCTCCACGGGGAAGATGGACTTGGAGTGGTCCCCGGATCTTTCGGAAGCCGGGCACGACCTCCTGACTGGCCTGCTTGCCTTCAACCCCGACGAGCGGCTCACGGCGGTGGAAGCGCTTCACCATCGGTGGTTCAACAACAACGAGGCCTCTGCTTAA
- the LOC119309138 gene encoding putative cyclin-dependent kinase F-2, producing MSTAVGARYEPTSTPNRKRPAAERVGSGNGGKKARYSFGSIRDYKTLEVLGEGAYGQVLKARDRRTGRKVAVKWIHAPDLPAVIREAGCHAACRGHPSIVDILDVATDTDTGDLFLVMELVAGGLTLREHLYKPLSEDVVRRMMRQLLDAAERIHEAGVVHRDIKPENVLVIMFGELKMGDFGSATRRKPPRVPYEECRVGTLIYTSPEQLEGNRCYGQAVDMWALGCIMAEILAGGTLFVGDTEEGMVAEMSKLRDQIASTGKMDLEWFPDLSEAGHDLLTGLLAFNPDERLTAVEALHHPWFNNKEASA from the coding sequence ATGTCGACGGCAGTAGGCGCACGTTATGAGCCCACGTCGACGCCCAACCGCAAGCGCccggcggcggagcgcgtcggcaGCGGCAACGGCGGCAAGAAGGCTCGATACTCGTTCGGAAGCATCCGCGACTACAAGACGCTGGAGGTGCTCGGGGAAGGCGCCTACGGGCAGGTCTTGAAGGCGCGCGACCGCCGCACGGGCAGGAAGGTGGCGGTGAAGTGGATCCACGCGCCCGACCTGCCCGCCGTGATCCGCGAGGCCGGCTGCCACGCGGCCTGCCGCGGCCACCCGTCCATCGTCGACATCCTGGACGTGGCGACCGACACCGACACGGGGGACCTGTTCCTCGTcatggagctcgtcgccggcggcctCACCCTCCGGGAGCACCTCTACAAGCCTCTCTCGGAGGACGTGGTCCGCCGGATGATGCGTCAGCTCCTGGACGCGGCCGAGAGGATACACGAAGCCGGCGTCGTGCATCGGGACATCAAGCCCGAGAACGTGCTCGTCATCATGTTCGGCGAGCTGAAGATGGGCGACTTCGGGTCGGCGACGCGCCGGAAGCCGCCCCGGGTGCCGTACGAGGAGTGCCGCGTGGGCACGCTGATCTACAcctcgccggagcagctggaggggAACCGGTGCTACGGGCAGGCCGTGGACATGTGGGCGCTCGGGTGCATCATGGCGGAGATCCTGGCCGGCGGGACCCTGTTCGTGGGAGACACGGAGGAGGGCATGGTCGCCGAGATGTCCAAGCTACGAGATCAGATCGCCTCTACGGGGAAGATGGACTTGGAGTGGTTCCCGGATCTTTCGGAAGCCGGGCACGACCTCCTGACCGGCCTGCTTGCATTCAACCCCGACGAGCGGCTCACGGCGGTGGAAGCGCTTCACCATCCGTGGTTCAACAACAAGGAGGCCTCTGCTTAA